A window of the Nitrosopumilus ureiphilus genome harbors these coding sequences:
- the ribB gene encoding 3,4-dihydroxy-2-butanone-4-phosphate synthase, whose product MSLESALQSLKRGEFVLLFDSAGRENEIDMVVAAEFVTPEHVARMRQHAGGLLCIAIDNNFAKSLELKYMHEILADSSISNKEMIMGLAPYGDHPTFSLSINHYQTYTGITDKDRSLTIREMANIFNVENKQKKFASSFKTPGHVPLLIASKGLLAARQGHTEMSVYLAQVAGLIPVTAICEMMDAETYSALSVDKAEKFAKQNGIPLIDGKELLEYAKVH is encoded by the coding sequence ATGTCCCTTGAATCAGCACTACAATCTCTAAAGCGTGGAGAATTTGTGCTATTATTTGATTCAGCTGGACGAGAAAATGAGATTGATATGGTAGTAGCCGCTGAATTTGTTACTCCTGAGCATGTAGCAAGAATGCGTCAACATGCTGGTGGGTTATTGTGTATTGCAATTGATAATAATTTTGCAAAATCTCTTGAATTAAAATACATGCATGAAATTCTTGCTGATTCTTCAATCTCAAACAAAGAAATGATTATGGGTTTGGCACCCTATGGTGATCATCCGACTTTTTCATTGTCTATCAATCATTATCAAACTTATACTGGAATTACTGATAAAGATAGGTCATTAACAATTAGAGAAATGGCAAATATCTTTAATGTTGAAAATAAACAGAAAAAATTTGCATCATCATTTAAAACTCCAGGACATGTTCCTTTGTTGATTGCATCTAAAGGATTATTAGCTGCACGACAAGGACATACTGAAATGTCTGTTTATTTAGCTCAAGTTGCAGGTTTGATACCTGTTACAGCAATTTGCGAAATGATGGATGCTGAAACATATTCTGCATTATCTGTAGATAAAGCAGAGAAATTTGCCAAACAAAATGGAATTCCATTAATTGATGGAAAAGAACTTTTAGAATACGCCAAGGTGCATTAG
- a CDS encoding riboflavin synthase, which produces MFTGIVEGVGKVEKISKNTKNRSAIEMTVNLGKHSKGLKIGQSVALNGVCLTATKLSKSSCIFEMIDETTKKTDLGNLKVGGVVNIERSLKAGDRLEGHFVLGHVDGVGIIKKILKKPKEVQVWFEVPKKLSKYVVKKGSIAIDGISLTVVDIKNTLASVSLIPHTIEVTNFHTKKIGDKVNIETDILGKYILK; this is translated from the coding sequence ATGTTTACTGGAATTGTTGAAGGCGTTGGTAAAGTTGAAAAGATTTCGAAAAATACCAAAAATCGAAGCGCCATTGAAATGACTGTAAATCTAGGAAAACATTCCAAGGGATTAAAAATTGGCCAAAGTGTTGCTCTAAATGGTGTTTGTCTTACTGCAACAAAATTATCCAAATCTAGTTGCATTTTTGAAATGATTGATGAAACTACCAAAAAAACAGATCTTGGTAATCTAAAAGTGGGTGGAGTTGTAAATATTGAACGAAGCTTAAAGGCAGGTGATAGACTCGAAGGTCATTTTGTTTTAGGTCATGTGGATGGTGTTGGAATAATTAAAAAAATTCTAAAAAAGCCAAAAGAAGTCCAAGTTTGGTTTGAAGTCCCAAAGAAATTATCAAAATATGTTGTGAAAAAAGGTTCTATTGCAATAGATGGAATCAGTTTAACAGTTGTTGATATCAAAAATACTCTTGCATCGGTTTCATTAATTCCTCATACCATTGAGGTTACAAACTTTCATACAAAAAAAATAGGCGATAAAGTTAATATTGAAACTGATATCCTTGGAAAATACATTCTAAAATAA